In the genome of Pontibacter actiniarum, the window TTTGTGCAGGTGGTACAGCGCTACCGTTCCCTTACCATAGATAACCTGGCGGTACGTTTTGTAGTCATGCTTGCTGACGTCGAAGCCTACTAGGGCGGGCGAGTTTTTGGAAGAGGCCTGCCTTTTAGCGATTTCCTCCTCATAGGTGGCCGTGTCCCCTATCGCTCGTAGGTAAAGCAGGCTGGCGTACGTTGCAAAAGCCTCGTTCAGCCAGTTATTGTAGTCGTTCCAGCGCCCGTACGCCCACCATTTGTGGCTGATCTCATGGGCCAGGATCAGCCTGTCTTCTACGTTGTTGGTGTTGAAGTCTGCATAGGTGATGTTCACGGCGTTATCCAGTAAACCGAAGGCGTCGCGGTTGGTGCCGGGCAGCAAAACGGTGAAAGTGGCGATAGGGTGCTCCTTTCCGATGGTCTGGTTAAAGTAGGCAATGGCCTCCCTTGTGTGACGGAGCAGGGTGGTATCGGCGGCATTCATCCTTCTACCGGCTTTATAGACCGAGACGGTGTGTCCTTCTGAACCTGTGCTGAGTTCTTCAAATTCTGTTGCCGCAATGGCCGTGATCTCTATGTTTGGGGCGCTCCCTCTGAAAGTATACGTTCCCGGCTTTTGCCCCACAGGGTGGCTGGTACTGATAACTTGGTAACCGTCCTCAACCGACACCTCCAGCTCGTAACTAACCAGCTCGTATTCTTTGCCGGGGATGTTCGGCAGCCAATTGGTGTGGGCACTAAACTCCAGCACATTATCCGTGAAAAAGCGCTCCGGCACGTTACCACTATAGCTGATCGTAACTTCTCTGGTGGACTTGCTATTATTAGCGAACGCTACTTCTATCCGCTTCAGGGTGTCTTTCTGAAAGAGGTCGAAAAAAGGACGCACTTCATACTTGCTTTGCCCTTTGCTGCGAACGCCTTCCACATGAAAAGCCTTATTCAGGGTGAACACAAAGTGGCTTCGTTTCGCTTTAGGCTGTAGTTTGATCTGGTACTTGCAGGTAAAGCTTTTCTTTTCCGGGTTAACAGTAAGATGAACCTTCACCTCGTTTTTAGCGATGCAGCTCATGCTGCTAACAAGCCACACCACACAAATGTAAAAGAGCTTTATTCTCATTGTCTC includes:
- a CDS encoding M1 family aminopeptidase; this translates as MRIKLFYICVVWLVSSMSCIAKNEVKVHLTVNPEKKSFTCKYQIKLQPKAKRSHFVFTLNKAFHVEGVRSKGQSKYEVRPFFDLFQKDTLKRIEVAFANNSKSTREVTISYSGNVPERFFTDNVLEFSAHTNWLPNIPGKEYELVSYELEVSVEDGYQVISTSHPVGQKPGTYTFRGSAPNIEITAIAATEFEELSTGSEGHTVSVYKAGRRMNAADTTLLRHTREAIAYFNQTIGKEHPIATFTVLLPGTNRDAFGLLDNAVNITYADFNTNNVEDRLILAHEISHKWWAYGRWNDYNNWLNEAFATYASLLYLRAIGDTATYEEEIAKRQASSKNSPALVGFDVSKHDYKTYRQVIYGKGTVALYHLHKKIGDKRFLQLLSQVAAAKIATTEELLEKVEKLEGKELRRWFEATLKS